A window of the Nisaea acidiphila genome harbors these coding sequences:
- a CDS encoding 6-hydroxynicotinate reductase has protein sequence MSRPEKIRCDACPVMCYIAEGKAGACDRYANENGKIIRCDPLTILDKRLAKGDEIKPFLAADWDGHKVSGEDVVVTAVGAGTTYPDFKPAPFIVSREIDGADFVTVVTEAIFSYCGVKVKIDTDRHLGHEAAVVRAEGEPVGHVMTSEYGSQMFSLGGVDHLTGGSKAEGRKTCAALMSLCNKEPVELTVDGGSTVIVQAGKPPVVDGVPEVRMRVGCGSAAIGMFASQWQGLVDDVVVVDDHITGVVSEHQAGKVIDWPDTGINILGHRSTPGRYFRVAEPGLGWGGTDIEDPLSILGPWKEKKGAKPGLSLLMVSTTGEHSGYYVLDEDLKPVPREMSEALRKSVELIAENCEPALCTVLFMGGAGGSLRSGVTRNPVNLTRSVQEGKTRVTVGGAPVYVWPGGGITIMADVLQTPDGSFGSVPTPALVAPLEFTVSREEYRLLGGHDHAVRTLENVLSEGGEYGADNRILGVKG, from the coding sequence ATGAGCCGCCCCGAGAAGATCCGCTGCGATGCCTGCCCGGTCATGTGTTACATCGCCGAGGGCAAGGCCGGAGCCTGCGACCGTTATGCCAACGAGAACGGCAAGATCATCCGCTGCGATCCGTTGACCATCCTCGACAAGCGGCTCGCCAAGGGCGATGAGATCAAGCCGTTCCTGGCCGCCGACTGGGACGGGCACAAGGTTTCGGGAGAGGACGTGGTGGTCACCGCCGTTGGCGCGGGCACGACCTATCCCGATTTCAAGCCGGCCCCCTTTATCGTCAGCCGGGAGATCGACGGTGCGGATTTCGTGACCGTCGTGACCGAAGCGATTTTTTCCTATTGCGGCGTCAAGGTGAAGATCGACACGGATCGTCATCTCGGCCATGAGGCGGCCGTCGTCCGGGCGGAGGGCGAGCCGGTCGGTCATGTCATGACCTCGGAATACGGCTCGCAGATGTTCTCGCTCGGCGGCGTCGATCACCTGACCGGCGGCAGCAAGGCCGAAGGCCGCAAAACCTGCGCCGCGCTCATGAGCCTTTGTAACAAAGAGCCGGTCGAGCTGACCGTGGACGGCGGCTCGACTGTGATCGTACAGGCCGGGAAGCCGCCCGTCGTCGACGGCGTTCCGGAAGTGCGGATGCGCGTCGGCTGCGGCTCCGCCGCCATCGGCATGTTCGCCTCGCAATGGCAGGGCCTTGTGGACGATGTGGTGGTCGTGGACGATCACATCACCGGCGTGGTCTCGGAACATCAGGCCGGCAAGGTCATCGACTGGCCGGACACGGGAATCAACATCCTCGGCCACCGCTCGACGCCGGGCCGCTATTTCCGCGTCGCCGAGCCGGGGCTCGGCTGGGGCGGCACCGACATCGAGGACCCGCTCAGCATCCTCGGCCCCTGGAAGGAAAAGAAGGGCGCGAAACCAGGACTCTCTCTACTCATGGTCTCCACCACGGGAGAGCATTCCGGCTATTACGTGCTCGACGAGGATCTGAAGCCGGTCCCGAGAGAGATGTCGGAGGCATTGCGGAAATCGGTCGAGCTGATCGCCGAGAATTGCGAGCCCGCGCTTTGCACCGTTCTCTTCATGGGCGGCGCGGGTGGTTCGCTCCGTTCGGGCGTCACCCGCAACCCAGTCAACCTGACCCGCTCCGTGCAGGAGGGAAAGACCCGCGTCACGGTCGGCGGCGCACCGGTCTATGTCTGGCCGGGCGGCGGCATCACCATCATGGCCGACGTCCTGCAGACACCGGACGGCTCTTTCGGCTCCGTGCCCACCCCGGCCCTTGTCGCGCCGCTGGAATTCACCGTCAGCCGCGAGGAATACCGCCTGCTCGGCGGTCACGACCATGCCGTCCGCACACTGGAAAACGTCCTCTCCGAAGGTGGCGAATACGGCGCGGACAACCGCATTCTCGGGGTCAAGGGATGA
- a CDS encoding branched-chain amino acid ABC transporter permease: MDFGPHLLLASLEGAVGAAVLALTALGLSLVFGVMRVVNVAHGEFFMLGAVSTWFIASVIPGGHPAIAFLAALLLAPLFAATIAVAADHLVLKHVKYDPEATIVATIGILYILQQVVLMTYGPEARPVEPPFNSRIALPWFEFGEAGLQLYYPWGFGTTSYKLFVIGAALFILICFWLLFSRTRLGLVLRATQLDRETALAFGISVQRVYSLVFGLGAGLAALAAVLIVPIQQAHYLMGGDPLLLSFIVVIIGGLGSIRGTVVAAIVIGMSDGIISVFFSPTLAKIIATMLVALILVFRPQGLYGKKAL; encoded by the coding sequence ATGGATTTTGGCCCTCACCTTCTGCTCGCCTCGCTAGAGGGCGCCGTCGGCGCCGCCGTGCTCGCGCTGACCGCACTCGGCCTCTCGCTGGTATTCGGCGTGATGCGGGTCGTTAATGTCGCACATGGAGAATTCTTCATGCTGGGCGCCGTTTCGACCTGGTTCATCGCCTCGGTGATACCAGGCGGGCACCCGGCCATCGCCTTCCTGGCCGCCCTGCTGCTCGCGCCCCTTTTCGCTGCCACGATTGCCGTGGCAGCGGACCATCTGGTCCTGAAGCACGTGAAATACGACCCGGAAGCGACCATCGTCGCGACCATCGGGATTCTCTACATCCTTCAGCAGGTCGTGCTGATGACCTACGGCCCGGAAGCGCGCCCGGTCGAACCGCCTTTCAACAGCCGCATCGCCCTGCCCTGGTTCGAGTTCGGCGAGGCCGGTCTGCAGCTCTATTATCCCTGGGGCTTCGGCACGACGAGCTACAAGCTCTTCGTCATCGGAGCCGCGCTCTTCATCCTCATCTGTTTCTGGCTGTTATTCTCCCGCACACGTCTCGGGTTGGTGCTGCGCGCGACCCAGCTTGACCGTGAAACGGCGCTGGCCTTTGGCATTTCGGTCCAGCGGGTCTATTCCCTCGTCTTCGGCCTCGGAGCGGGCCTCGCCGCGCTTGCAGCGGTCTTGATCGTGCCGATCCAGCAGGCGCACTACCTGATGGGAGGCGATCCGCTTCTGCTGAGCTTCATCGTAGTGATCATCGGCGGACTGGGCTCGATCCGAGGCACTGTCGTAGCCGCAATCGTCATCGGCATGTCCGATGGTATCATCTCAGTATTTTTCAGCCCGACGCTCGCCAAGATTATCGCCACCATGCTGGTCGCGCTGATCCTCGTTTTCCGTCCGCAGGGCCTCTACGGAAAGAAAGCGCTATGA
- a CDS encoding amino acid synthesis family protein, with translation MPDFPVRKMHLVLEEIRHDGGPVPETPRRLGAILACVRNPFAGRYEADLQPAMEDLKPLGLEMSERLIAALGGKEKIDGYGKAMLVGENGELEHGALWHVPGGYAMRQLLGESNAIVPSNMKRGGVGSTLDIPLGHINAAYVRSHFDGFEVRLPDGPRADEMILALAMSCGGRIHSRMGGLEAWDVKGEDGLR, from the coding sequence ATGCCTGACTTTCCCGTCCGCAAGATGCATCTGGTTCTCGAGGAAATCCGCCATGACGGCGGTCCCGTGCCGGAAACGCCGCGCCGTCTCGGCGCCATCCTTGCCTGCGTCCGCAATCCATTCGCCGGCCGCTACGAGGCCGATCTTCAGCCGGCAATGGAGGATCTGAAGCCGCTTGGCCTCGAGATGAGCGAGCGTCTGATCGCCGCGCTCGGCGGCAAGGAGAAGATCGACGGCTACGGCAAGGCGATGCTCGTCGGCGAGAACGGGGAACTCGAGCACGGCGCGCTCTGGCATGTGCCTGGCGGTTATGCGATGCGCCAGCTTCTCGGCGAGTCGAATGCGATCGTACCGTCCAACATGAAGCGCGGCGGTGTCGGATCGACACTGGATATCCCGCTCGGACACATCAATGCGGCCTATGTACGTAGTCATTTCGACGGCTTCGAAGTGCGCCTGCCGGATGGACCGCGCGCGGATGAGATGATCCTGGCGCTCGCCATGTCCTGCGGCGGCCGCATCCATAGCCGCATGGGTGGACTGGAGGCGTGGGACGTGAAAGGCGAAGACGGTCTCAGGTAG
- a CDS encoding ABC transporter ATP-binding protein, protein MMLLETKKLSRRFGGLTAVDGVDFSLPEGQVHALIGPNGAGKSTFVGMVSGRIRASEGEVWFDGKNVTPLPAHKRIRCGMAYTFQITAIYARLTLFDNVALALGSRNEEEVQAVLERVGLTDRVDQIAGTLSYGHQRLLEIAMGVAQNPRLLILDEPTQGLAESEIEGFKKLIDRLKADTTILLIEHNMDVVMSLADAITVLETGRVLASGAPEQIQTDPRVQDAYLGTVSC, encoded by the coding sequence ATGATGTTACTTGAGACAAAGAAGCTGAGCCGCCGTTTCGGCGGATTGACGGCAGTCGACGGAGTGGATTTCTCCCTTCCCGAAGGGCAGGTCCATGCCTTGATTGGCCCGAACGGTGCCGGAAAGAGTACATTCGTCGGGATGGTATCTGGCCGGATCAGAGCCAGTGAGGGAGAGGTCTGGTTCGACGGAAAGAACGTGACCCCGCTGCCGGCGCACAAGCGAATCCGATGCGGCATGGCCTACACCTTCCAGATCACCGCTATCTATGCCCGCCTCACGCTCTTCGACAACGTGGCGCTGGCTCTCGGCTCGCGCAACGAGGAGGAGGTACAGGCGGTGCTGGAGAGAGTCGGTCTGACGGATCGTGTCGACCAGATCGCCGGCACCCTCTCATACGGCCATCAGCGGTTGCTCGAAATCGCAATGGGCGTTGCGCAGAACCCGCGCCTGCTCATTCTCGACGAACCGACACAGGGTCTTGCGGAGAGCGAGATCGAGGGGTTCAAGAAACTGATCGATCGGCTCAAGGCGGATACGACGATCCTGCTAATTGAACACAATATGGATGTCGTAATGTCCCTCGCCGATGCCATTACAGTGCTCGAAACAGGCCGGGTGCTGGCCTCGGGAGCTCCGGAACAGATCCAAACCGATCCGCGCGTCCAGGACGCCTATCTGGGAACTGTTTCATGCTGA
- a CDS encoding MarR family winged helix-turn-helix transcriptional regulator translates to MGKSSNTADAYRLASQVGFNLRRANQRHVSIFSRYVDGLTPTQFATLARLYELGPLSQNKLGRQTAMDSATIKGVVERLLAKDLLTLRPDQNDQRLRIVELTEQGKAAFETAHHQALQAREETLDPLTAEEADMLEALLEKLV, encoded by the coding sequence ATGGGAAAAAGCAGCAACACGGCAGACGCCTACAGGCTTGCCAGTCAGGTCGGTTTCAACCTTCGCCGGGCCAACCAGCGTCATGTGTCGATCTTCAGCCGCTATGTCGATGGCCTGACGCCGACACAGTTCGCCACCCTCGCCCGGCTCTATGAACTCGGCCCGCTGTCCCAGAACAAACTCGGTCGCCAGACGGCGATGGACTCCGCGACGATCAAGGGTGTCGTCGAACGTCTCCTGGCCAAGGATCTGCTTACCCTTAGACCGGACCAGAACGACCAGCGCCTTCGCATTGTCGAGCTGACGGAACAGGGGAAAGCCGCTTTCGAGACGGCGCATCACCAAGCTCTTCAGGCGCGCGAGGAAACCCTGGATCCGCTGACCGCCGAGGAAGCGGATATGCTGGAAGCGCTGTTGGAAAAACTCGTCTGA
- a CDS encoding molybdopterin-dependent oxidoreductase: MNNYSHRMTLIVADEHHSIRSTPGRRLSEVLRDDLGLKSVKIGCDAGDCGACTVLIDGRQHCACLTPVAQASGREIETVETADPALIGQLQKAFLAHGAAQCGICTPGVLMAAVELLQTNPAPTLAEIEDTLAGVLCRCTGYRKIISAIMAVGTAPERVGPPDVGKAVGHPVPRLDGLRKVDGTEIFGADYAPEGALVVRAVRSPHHHAGFELGDVAAWQEARPGVEAVITAADIQGVNRFGVIPPLADQPAIAEVTARYRGEPVALVVGDPDLVEAMDLSDFPITWTPLAHTLTEAEGGIAGAPQLHETRADNTLIRGRVATGNPDQAMESAAHVASGRFETSYVEHAYIEPEAGSAWLDGDTLVIQACTQAPIMDRDDTAKVLGLPLEQVRIIPSAAGGGFGSKLDLTVQPLLGLAVLKTGKPCRMVFSRSESMRASTKRHPGTLEATIGADESGRIVSMMLHGDFNTGAYASWGPTVATRVPVHASGPYLTPNYRATTRAIHTNGPTAGAFRGFGVPQAAICQEVLYDDLAAKCGIDRLEFRRLNALRDGNAATFGQTLQAVGIEECLDALKPHWDRALAEAAAHNETSPVLKRGIGVASCWYGCGNTALPNPSTIRIGITADGALKLHQGATDIGQGSNTVITQIAADALGVPVGTFELIGPDTALTPDCGKTSASRQTFITGKAAERAGMALRETILRLTNLPGTAEIVLSAGKITVSHGDERREIDLAALPANPFGYVLMAEETYDPPTSALDENGQGIPYAVYGYGAQIAEVEVDMLLGKTRVIRIIAAHDLGRVINPLLAEGQVEGGIAQGLGLALMEEFLPGRTENLHDYLIPTIGDMPEVESIFIEKPDPVGPMGAKGLGEHVLIPTAPAILNAIRHASGARVTKVPALPHRVLAAIKAAQ; this comes from the coding sequence ATGAACAACTATTCGCACCGCATGACGTTGATCGTAGCCGACGAACACCATTCCATCCGGTCCACCCCCGGGCGTCGCTTGTCCGAAGTTCTGCGGGACGATCTCGGACTGAAGAGCGTGAAGATCGGCTGCGATGCAGGCGATTGCGGTGCCTGTACCGTACTGATTGACGGCCGCCAGCATTGCGCCTGCCTGACGCCTGTCGCCCAGGCATCCGGCCGCGAAATCGAGACCGTCGAGACGGCCGATCCGGCTCTAATTGGCCAGCTTCAGAAAGCCTTCCTGGCGCACGGCGCAGCGCAATGCGGGATCTGCACGCCGGGCGTGCTGATGGCCGCGGTCGAGCTGCTGCAGACCAATCCGGCTCCGACCCTCGCCGAGATCGAGGACACGCTCGCCGGAGTGCTTTGCAGGTGCACCGGCTACCGGAAAATCATTTCCGCCATCATGGCCGTCGGAACAGCGCCCGAACGCGTGGGCCCGCCGGATGTCGGCAAAGCGGTCGGCCACCCTGTCCCGCGTCTGGACGGCCTCCGAAAGGTCGACGGAACGGAAATCTTCGGTGCCGACTATGCGCCTGAGGGAGCGCTCGTGGTGCGTGCCGTCCGGTCGCCGCATCATCATGCCGGCTTCGAGCTCGGCGACGTCGCGGCCTGGCAGGAGGCGCGTCCCGGCGTCGAAGCCGTCATCACCGCAGCGGACATCCAGGGTGTGAACAGGTTCGGTGTGATCCCGCCGCTTGCCGACCAGCCTGCCATCGCCGAGGTAACGGCGCGTTATCGAGGCGAGCCGGTGGCCCTGGTGGTCGGCGATCCGGATCTGGTCGAGGCGATGGATCTCTCGGACTTCCCGATCACCTGGACGCCCCTTGCCCACACCCTGACCGAGGCCGAAGGCGGCATCGCTGGCGCGCCGCAGCTGCACGAAACCCGTGCGGACAACACGCTGATCCGCGGCCGTGTCGCGACCGGCAATCCGGATCAGGCAATGGAGTCCGCAGCGCATGTCGCGTCGGGCCGGTTCGAAACTTCCTATGTCGAGCATGCCTATATCGAGCCGGAAGCCGGTTCAGCCTGGCTCGACGGCGATACGCTGGTTATCCAGGCCTGTACGCAAGCGCCGATTATGGACAGGGACGACACCGCGAAAGTTCTCGGCCTGCCGCTCGAGCAAGTCCGGATTATCCCGTCGGCCGCCGGCGGCGGCTTCGGCTCGAAGCTCGACCTGACGGTCCAACCGCTGCTCGGGCTTGCAGTGCTGAAAACCGGGAAACCCTGCCGGATGGTCTTCAGCCGTTCCGAATCCATGCGCGCCAGCACGAAACGCCATCCCGGCACGCTGGAAGCCACGATCGGCGCGGACGAGAGCGGCCGCATCGTCTCCATGATGCTGCATGGCGATTTCAATACCGGCGCTTACGCAAGCTGGGGCCCGACCGTGGCGACCCGCGTCCCCGTCCATGCCTCCGGCCCGTACTTGACGCCAAACTATCGCGCAACCACCCGCGCTATCCACACCAACGGGCCGACTGCCGGCGCCTTCCGGGGCTTTGGCGTGCCGCAGGCCGCGATCTGCCAGGAAGTCCTCTATGACGATCTCGCTGCGAAATGCGGTATCGATCGCTTGGAATTCCGGCGCCTGAATGCGCTTCGCGACGGCAACGCGGCAACGTTCGGTCAGACATTGCAAGCGGTCGGGATCGAGGAGTGCCTCGATGCCCTCAAACCTCATTGGGATCGGGCGCTCGCCGAGGCCGCCGCTCACAACGAGACCTCGCCGGTGCTGAAACGCGGCATCGGCGTCGCCTCCTGCTGGTATGGATGCGGAAACACCGCACTGCCAAACCCGTCGACGATCCGGATCGGCATCACGGCAGACGGTGCGCTCAAACTGCATCAAGGCGCGACCGATATCGGTCAGGGCTCCAATACCGTGATCACGCAGATCGCGGCGGATGCGCTTGGCGTTCCGGTCGGCACGTTCGAGCTGATCGGTCCCGACACGGCGCTGACACCGGATTGCGGCAAGACCTCAGCCTCCCGCCAGACCTTTATCACCGGCAAGGCGGCGGAGCGTGCGGGCATGGCCCTCCGCGAAACCATCCTGCGCCTTACAAACCTGCCGGGAACGGCGGAGATCGTGCTCAGTGCCGGGAAAATCACCGTCTCGCACGGCGACGAACGCCGCGAGATCGATCTCGCCGCGCTCCCGGCGAACCCGTTCGGCTATGTCCTGATGGCGGAGGAAACCTACGATCCGCCGACCAGTGCCTTGGACGAGAACGGCCAGGGCATCCCCTATGCGGTCTACGGCTACGGGGCGCAGATAGCGGAGGTCGAGGTCGACATGCTGCTCGGAAAGACTCGTGTGATCCGCATCATCGCCGCGCATGATCTCGGACGGGTCATCAATCCGCTGCTTGCCGAGGGCCAGGTAGAGGGCGGCATCGCACAGGGTCTCGGTCTTGCCCTGATGGAAGAGTTCCTGCCGGGACGGACCGAGAATTTGCACGATTATCTGATCCCCACAATCGGCGACATGCCGGAAGTGGAGTCCATCTTTATCGAAAAGCCGGATCCGGTAGGACCGATGGGCGCCAAGGGACTCGGCGAACACGTGCTGATCCCGACCGCACCGGCGATCCTGAACGCAATCCGGCACGCTTCCGGCGCGCGGGTGACGAAGGTCCCCGCCCTGCCGCACCGCGTGCTTGCCGCGATTAAGGCCGCGCAATGA
- a CDS encoding UPF0280 family protein, with protein sequence MSAAPQASMLPDGQRLHLHHGPIDLIVQTCGPLRNACYERAAARFRTVLTGLVAELPALRSPLSKSQVFADPVARRMGAAVSGYEGIFVTPMAAVAGAVADEVLSEMIAGDDVPKAYVNNGGDIAFHLMGDERTVAAAPGGAIHISAADPVRGIATSGWRGRSHSLGIADAVTVAARSAAEADAAATLIANAVDLPDHPAIERASARDLAPDSDLGDRKVTVSVGDLSRAEIAEALRHGEALARRFLTEGKIVQASLMLAGDVRIVAGDNETALQGIFAHA encoded by the coding sequence ATGAGTGCCGCGCCGCAAGCCTCCATGTTGCCGGACGGCCAGCGGCTCCATCTCCATCACGGCCCCATCGATCTGATCGTCCAGACCTGTGGGCCACTCAGGAACGCCTGCTACGAGCGGGCGGCCGCGCGGTTCCGGACCGTCCTGACGGGGCTGGTCGCGGAATTGCCGGCGCTGCGCTCTCCTCTGTCGAAGTCGCAGGTATTCGCGGATCCGGTCGCACGCCGCATGGGCGCAGCCGTGTCCGGATATGAAGGTATTTTCGTCACGCCAATGGCGGCAGTCGCAGGCGCTGTCGCGGATGAAGTTCTCTCCGAGATGATCGCCGGAGACGATGTTCCGAAAGCTTACGTGAATAATGGCGGCGACATCGCCTTTCACCTCATGGGAGACGAGCGCACCGTCGCCGCCGCGCCCGGCGGCGCGATCCATATCTCCGCCGCCGATCCGGTGCGCGGGATCGCCACCTCGGGCTGGCGCGGCCGCAGTCACTCGCTCGGAATTGCGGACGCGGTGACAGTCGCGGCGCGCTCCGCCGCTGAAGCGGACGCCGCTGCGACCCTGATCGCCAATGCAGTCGATCTGCCCGACCACCCCGCCATCGAACGGGCGTCCGCACGCGATCTCGCGCCGGACAGCGACCTCGGGGACCGAAAAGTCACCGTCTCCGTCGGGGACCTGTCCCGCGCGGAGATCGCCGAAGCGCTACGGCACGGCGAAGCTCTCGCCCGGCGTTTCCTGACAGAGGGCAAGATCGTCCAAGCCTCGCTGATGCTCGCGGGCGATGTCAGGATCGTCGCCGGCGACAACGAAACCGCACTTCAAGGAATCTTCGCCCATGCCTGA
- a CDS encoding FAD binding domain-containing protein has product MYKQVCVSVMAATTTYLRPDMLAAALDALASKPLTVAAGCTDLFPSTESKALPYDVLDITGIEGLSGIRLDENGLTIGGTTTWSEIAEADLPPALHALQLAAREVGSRQIQNRGTLAGNICNASPAADGIPPLLVLNAQVELSAASGVRHLPLTEYLLGPRKTQRRADEILTSVRIPSPALAGQSHFLKLGARTYLVISIAMTAARVVIEDGVVTEAALAVGACGPVARRIDAAEQALIGQPLNPDAITDQLVAGALSPIDDIRADAGFRITSAAELLRRTLRAIEAGPGGMTQ; this is encoded by the coding sequence GTGTACAAACAAGTTTGTGTGTCGGTGATGGCAGCTACAACGACTTATCTTCGACCTGATATGTTGGCGGCTGCACTGGACGCGCTTGCGTCAAAACCGCTGACCGTGGCTGCAGGCTGCACGGACCTTTTTCCTTCGACAGAAAGCAAGGCCCTTCCTTACGACGTGCTGGATATCACTGGCATTGAGGGGCTTTCCGGAATTCGGCTGGATGAGAACGGCCTTACAATCGGAGGTACGACCACCTGGTCCGAGATCGCTGAGGCGGATCTTCCTCCTGCGCTGCACGCCTTGCAGTTGGCCGCGCGCGAGGTCGGGTCGCGGCAGATCCAGAACCGTGGAACTCTCGCCGGAAATATCTGCAATGCCTCTCCCGCGGCGGACGGCATTCCGCCCCTGCTGGTGCTTAACGCGCAGGTCGAGCTGAGCGCGGCAAGCGGGGTCCGCCACCTCCCGCTCACCGAATACCTGTTGGGCCCGCGCAAGACGCAGCGGCGGGCGGATGAAATTCTGACGTCGGTGAGAATTCCCTCCCCGGCTCTCGCAGGTCAGAGCCATTTCCTAAAGCTGGGTGCCCGCACCTATCTCGTGATCTCCATCGCGATGACCGCGGCCCGTGTGGTTATCGAAGATGGCGTCGTGACCGAAGCGGCTCTGGCTGTCGGGGCCTGCGGGCCTGTAGCCCGGCGGATCGATGCGGCGGAACAGGCACTGATCGGCCAACCGCTGAATCCGGATGCGATCACGGACCAACTGGTCGCCGGAGCCCTGAGTCCGATTGACGATATTCGCGCGGACGCCGGTTTTCGAATTACGAGCGCTGCCGAACTGCTCCGCCGCACGCTGCGTGCGATTGAAGCCGGTCCGGGAGGCATGACGCAATGA
- a CDS encoding branched-chain amino acid ABC transporter permease, whose translation MTSVRRETALHLGLIGVLFCLCFLLPAYHQGNLARIMVLATYAVGYNVLFGYTGLLSLGHAMFFAAGMYGLGLAMQYGGVPALPAFVLGVLAAAVLAAVVAVLALRTIGVAFMIVTLMFAQAAFLTILHFGTWTRGDEGFVLPQDMRQIAGLDLTDPVTRYLAALLLFATALLITARILQVSFGHVLVAVRENEERTRMLGYDVFKHKFAAVVISGAISGAAGAGYALLFGYVGATFAAVHYSIFPLLWVLLGGAGTTIGPLVGAAFMFYLIDYSSGLTNAYMIIAGLVLVLLTLFARTGIVGEIRRRWVPWLP comes from the coding sequence ATGACTAGCGTCAGACGCGAGACCGCGCTTCATCTGGGGCTGATCGGTGTGCTTTTCTGCCTCTGCTTCCTGCTCCCGGCCTACCATCAGGGAAATCTGGCGCGGATCATGGTGCTGGCGACCTATGCCGTCGGTTACAATGTGTTGTTCGGCTACACCGGACTGCTCAGCCTTGGCCATGCAATGTTCTTCGCCGCCGGCATGTACGGGCTCGGGCTCGCCATGCAGTATGGCGGAGTGCCTGCACTTCCGGCCTTCGTACTTGGCGTCCTCGCGGCGGCGGTCCTTGCAGCCGTGGTTGCCGTACTGGCGCTCAGAACCATCGGTGTGGCCTTCATGATCGTCACGCTGATGTTCGCTCAAGCGGCGTTCCTGACGATCCTTCATTTCGGAACATGGACCAGAGGAGACGAAGGCTTCGTGCTGCCTCAGGACATGCGGCAGATCGCCGGTCTCGACCTGACCGATCCGGTGACCCGCTATCTCGCGGCTCTGCTCCTTTTCGCGACGGCCCTGCTCATCACCGCCCGGATTTTGCAGGTATCCTTTGGCCATGTCCTCGTCGCCGTGCGTGAGAATGAGGAACGCACGAGGATGCTCGGATACGACGTGTTCAAGCACAAGTTCGCGGCCGTGGTTATCTCTGGCGCTATCTCAGGCGCTGCCGGCGCTGGATATGCGTTGCTCTTCGGCTATGTGGGCGCGACCTTCGCCGCGGTTCACTATTCAATCTTTCCGCTGCTCTGGGTCCTGCTCGGCGGTGCCGGCACAACGATCGGCCCACTGGTGGGCGCGGCCTTCATGTTCTACCTGATTGATTATTCGAGCGGTCTGACCAACGCCTATATGATCATCGCGGGGCTGGTGCTGGTGCTCCTGACTCTTTTTGCCCGGACGGGAATCGTCGGCGAGATTCGCCGGCGCTGGGTGCCTTGGCTGCCATGA
- a CDS encoding ABC transporter ATP-binding protein gives MLKLEQVSAGYGPVQALHEVSFEAVPGEVLCLLGRNGAGKTTTLKAIMGLVKPSGGKVLLNGENISALPPQEAPKRGIGYIPQGRRLFSELTVEENIEIGLMARDKGPATREHVLDMFPRLRERLHQRADTLSGGEQQMLATARALCLEPSVLMLDEPTEGLQPSMIDIIRETIVEMRRQGVAVILVEQRIEAVLSLADRVAFLENGRRREIVPVADLRADPALLHKYVGV, from the coding sequence ATGCTGAAGCTTGAGCAAGTCAGCGCGGGGTACGGTCCTGTCCAGGCGCTTCACGAAGTCAGTTTCGAGGCGGTCCCCGGCGAGGTGTTGTGTCTGCTCGGACGGAACGGCGCCGGAAAGACCACCACCCTGAAGGCGATCATGGGGCTGGTGAAACCGTCCGGCGGCAAGGTGCTGCTCAATGGCGAAAACATTAGCGCACTGCCGCCACAAGAAGCGCCCAAGCGGGGCATTGGATATATTCCTCAGGGACGCCGCCTCTTTTCCGAACTCACGGTCGAGGAAAACATTGAGATCGGCCTTATGGCCCGGGATAAGGGACCGGCTACCCGCGAGCATGTGCTGGACATGTTCCCACGTCTGCGCGAACGCCTCCATCAGCGGGCGGACACGCTCTCCGGCGGGGAGCAGCAGATGCTGGCGACGGCGCGTGCGCTCTGCCTGGAGCCGTCGGTCCTCATGCTGGACGAGCCAACCGAAGGCCTGCAGCCCTCTATGATCGACATCATCCGTGAGACGATCGTCGAGATGCGGCGGCAAGGCGTGGCGGTCATCCTGGTCGAGCAGCGGATCGAAGCGGTTTTGTCGCTGGCGGACCGGGTCGCGTTTCTGGAGAATGGACGCAGGCGCGAGATTGTCCCGGTCGCCGACCTGAGGGCGGATCCGGCCCTCCTGCATAAATATGTCGGGGTCTAG